A genome region from Chelonia mydas isolate rCheMyd1 unplaced genomic scaffold, rCheMyd1.pri.v2 scaffold_102_arrow_ctg1, whole genome shotgun sequence includes the following:
- the LOC119564958 gene encoding histone-lysine N-methyltransferase PRDM16-like yields the protein CKYCDRSFSISSNLQRHVRNIHNKEKPFKCHLCNRCFGQQTNLDRHLKKHEHENVPVSQHSGVITNHLGTSASSPNSEPDNHALLDEKEDSYFSEIRNFIANSEMNQASTLTDKSITHDGAQGTFEDEEDEEPTSLTMSFDHTRRCIEEDEAGLLDLEQMPNFGKGLDLRKAAEEAFEVKDVFNSTLDSETIKQTLYRQAKNQAYAMMLSLSENTPLHTSSQNSLDAWLNMAGAASESGTFNPINHL from the exons GTGTAAATACTGTGACAGGTCATTCAGCATTTCCTCTAACCTCCAGCGGCACGTTCGAAACATCCATAACAAGGAGAAGCCATTCAAATGTCACCTGTGTAACCGATGCTTTGGGCAGCAGACCAACTTGGACCGACACCTTAAGAAGCATGAACATGAGAATGTGCCAG TGAGCCAGCACTCTGGAGTCATTACTAACCACCTTGGGACCAGTGCCTCCTCCCCAAACTCGGAGCCAGACAACCATGCACTTTTAGACGAGAAAGAGGACTCGTATTTCTCTGAAATCAGAAATTTTATTGCAAATAGCGAGATGAATCAAGCATCAACTTTAACAgataaaag TATCACCCACGACGGAGCCCAAGGAACGTTTGAGGATGAGGAGGATGAAGAGCCCACATCCCTCACCATGAGCTTTGACCATACCCGAAG GTGTATTGAGGAGGACGAAGCCGGCTTGTTAGATTTGGAGCAGATGCCGAATTTTGGGAAGGGGCTGGATCTTCGCAAAGCAGCCGAGGAAGCATTTGAAGTTAAAGATGTGTTTAATTCCACCTTAGACTCTGAGACAATAAAACAGACTCTGTACAGGCAGGCTAAAAACCAG GCTTATGCAATGATGCTGTCCCTTTCTGAGAACACTCCCCTTCACACTTCTTCCCAGAATTCTCTGGATGCTTGGTTGAACATGGCAGGAGCAGCCTCAGAGTCGGGGACCTTTAATCCCATCAACCATCTCTGA